From a region of the Emcibacter sp. SYSU 3D8 genome:
- a CDS encoding DEAD/DEAH box helicase — MNFEYLGLAPETLRAVEEAGYTTPTPIQAQAIPVVLQGRDVLGIAQTGTGKTAGFTLPMIDILSQGRARARMPRSLILEPTRELAAQVAQSFETYGKYHKLNMALLIGGVSFDEQERKLDRGVDVLIATPGRLLDHFGRGKLMMNGVDILVIDEADRMLDMGFIPDVERICSLITKKHQTLFFSATMPREIQNLVSKFLTDPKRIEVASPSSTATTVEQFLVPMNTSEAGAKRAKLRELLRGEEIKNAIVFCNRKRDVDVVYRSLVKHGFDAAALHGDMDQGSRTEVLEKFKAGNLRLLVASDVAARGLDIPAMSHVFNYDVPSHAEDYIHRIGRTGRAGRSGRTFMISTPADSKWLRNVQNLIGKAISTLTGAAPKPETESPAVAENDTTPAEAPRSEAARNDAPGDDASEEKRGKRRRRSRGGKRGDASKTAAPPQTEDVPVVTQPQDQADVIDEPRRNQASKPRPDKAAGEQRRDEPRRDEPRRQEARRDDNRHRDSRRDDRRDRDRPRDRRPYRDDDFEPVVGLGDHVPEFLLRAFKIAPIAADDDDDEILFDTEAEIEVAAEADTDAEAADAVTAEDTAAAEPQDATGDRKPKRKRRTRSKKPRDAAAESATAETAAAETAVAEAPAESPSPELQPEPVTDATEQQPDSAAGAVQEEPEVPNETPAAEEQPAPKPKRVRKPRAKAAAKPAEPDTDKAETAADEAPAAAEEPKAKPRRRAAKPKADTAKAAADAAAPAGDAPEADAKPKPARKPRAPRKKTPPKAA, encoded by the coding sequence GTGAACTTCGAATATCTCGGATTGGCCCCGGAAACCCTGCGGGCCGTTGAAGAAGCCGGTTACACAACGCCGACGCCTATCCAGGCGCAGGCGATACCTGTCGTATTGCAGGGCCGCGACGTGCTGGGCATTGCCCAGACCGGCACGGGCAAGACAGCCGGTTTCACGCTGCCGATGATCGACATCCTGTCCCAGGGCCGCGCCCGGGCACGGATGCCGCGCTCTCTCATCCTCGAGCCGACTCGCGAGCTTGCAGCCCAGGTGGCGCAAAGCTTCGAGACCTACGGCAAATATCACAAGCTGAACATGGCGCTGCTGATCGGCGGCGTCAGCTTCGACGAACAGGAGCGCAAGCTCGACCGGGGCGTCGACGTGCTGATCGCCACACCGGGCCGGCTACTCGACCATTTCGGCCGTGGCAAGCTGATGATGAACGGCGTCGACATCTTGGTGATCGATGAAGCTGACCGCATGCTCGACATGGGCTTTATCCCCGATGTCGAGCGCATCTGCTCGCTGATCACCAAGAAGCATCAGACGCTTTTCTTCTCGGCCACCATGCCGCGGGAAATCCAGAACCTGGTCTCCAAGTTCCTGACCGATCCCAAGCGGATCGAAGTGGCGTCCCCCTCGTCAACCGCCACGACGGTCGAGCAGTTCCTGGTGCCGATGAACACCAGCGAAGCCGGCGCCAAGCGCGCCAAGCTGCGCGAGCTGCTGCGCGGCGAGGAAATCAAGAACGCCATCGTCTTCTGCAATCGCAAGCGCGATGTGGACGTGGTTTACCGTTCGCTCGTCAAGCACGGGTTTGACGCGGCGGCCTTGCATGGCGACATGGACCAGGGCTCGCGCACGGAAGTGCTCGAAAAGTTCAAGGCCGGCAATCTTCGCCTTCTGGTTGCCAGCGACGTGGCGGCACGCGGCCTGGATATCCCGGCCATGTCCCACGTTTTCAACTACGACGTGCCTTCTCATGCCGAGGATTATATTCACCGCATCGGCCGCACCGGCCGGGCCGGTCGCAGCGGGCGTACCTTCATGATCTCGACACCGGCAGATTCCAAGTGGCTGCGCAACGTCCAGAACCTCATTGGCAAGGCCATCAGCACACTGACCGGCGCCGCGCCGAAGCCCGAAACCGAATCTCCGGCCGTCGCCGAGAATGATACGACGCCGGCCGAGGCGCCCAGAAGCGAAGCGGCCCGGAACGACGCACCCGGAGACGACGCCTCCGAGGAAAAGCGCGGCAAGCGCCGCCGGCGCAGCCGGGGCGGCAAGCGCGGCGACGCGTCGAAGACCGCGGCACCGCCGCAAACCGAGGACGTGCCCGTGGTGACGCAACCGCAGGATCAGGCGGACGTGATCGACGAGCCGCGCAGGAATCAGGCATCGAAGCCGCGCCCGGACAAGGCTGCAGGCGAACAGCGCCGCGACGAGCCGCGCCGTGATGAACCGCGCCGTCAAGAGGCTCGCCGTGATGACAACCGGCACCGGGATTCGCGCCGCGACGACAGGCGGGACCGGGATCGGCCCCGTGACCGTCGCCCCTACCGCGACGATGATTTCGAGCCCGTTGTCGGCCTGGGAGACCATGTCCCTGAATTCCTGCTGCGCGCTTTCAAGATCGCGCCGATTGCCGCCGATGACGACGACGACGAGATTCTGTTCGACACCGAGGCTGAGATTGAGGTCGCCGCCGAGGCTGACACCGACGCCGAGGCCGCCGATGCCGTAACGGCCGAGGACACCGCCGCAGCCGAGCCGCAGGACGCCACTGGCGATCGCAAGCCGAAGCGCAAGCGCCGTACCCGGAGCAAGAAGCCGCGGGACGCCGCCGCCGAGTCAGCCACGGCCGAGACTGCCGCCGCCGAGACTGCGGTTGCCGAAGCCCCGGCCGAATCGCCGTCTCCGGAACTCCAGCCCGAGCCGGTAACCGACGCGACTGAGCAACAGCCTGATTCGGCAGCGGGCGCGGTCCAGGAAGAGCCTGAAGTGCCCAACGAAACGCCTGCGGCCGAGGAGCAGCCTGCCCCCAAGCCGAAGCGGGTGCGCAAGCCTCGCGCCAAGGCTGCCGCGAAACCGGCTGAGCCTGACACGGACAAGGCCGAGACTGCCGCCGATGAGGCGCCCGCAGCGGCCGAGGAGCCCAAGGCCAAACCGCGCCGCCGCGCCGCGAAGCCGAAGGCGGATACCGCGAAGGCGGCGGCAGATGCCGCGGCGCCCGCCGGCGATGCACCGGAAGCGGATGCCAAGCCGAAACCGGCCCGCAAGCCGCGTGCGCCCCGTAAAAAAACGCCGCCCAAGGCAGCCTGA
- a CDS encoding enoyl-CoA hydratase-related protein produces the protein MEFDKVSLDINDGVAVVTLNDPEAMNAVSLPMLQSLREVLTILEDRESKVRAVVITGEGRAFCAGANLKNRKPADPDDPDNTVATLDVYYHPMLKRMRDLKAPIITAVNGPAAGAGMSLAISGDLVYAARSAYFMQAFINIGLVPDAGSTFILPRLIGKARAARMMMLGERVTADRALEWGMITEVLDDDKLMPAAMDLAARMAKGPTKAYSFIRKALAATWANNYDQQLELEYNLQIRASKTFDYTEGTTAFREKRPAKFEGR, from the coding sequence ATGGAATTCGACAAGGTTTCGCTCGACATCAATGACGGCGTGGCCGTCGTGACGCTCAACGATCCGGAGGCGATGAACGCCGTCTCCCTGCCCATGCTGCAAAGCCTCAGGGAGGTGCTGACCATCCTGGAGGACCGCGAGAGCAAGGTGCGCGCTGTGGTGATCACCGGCGAAGGCCGCGCCTTCTGTGCCGGCGCCAACCTCAAGAACCGCAAGCCGGCCGACCCCGACGATCCCGACAACACGGTCGCGACCCTCGACGTCTACTACCATCCCATGCTGAAACGCATGCGCGACCTGAAGGCGCCGATCATCACCGCCGTCAATGGCCCGGCGGCCGGCGCGGGCATGAGCCTCGCCATTTCCGGCGATCTCGTCTACGCGGCGCGCTCGGCCTATTTCATGCAGGCATTCATCAATATCGGCCTGGTGCCGGACGCGGGCAGCACGTTCATTCTGCCCCGTCTCATCGGCAAGGCCCGCGCTGCACGGATGATGATGCTGGGTGAACGCGTTACTGCCGACCGGGCGCTGGAATGGGGCATGATCACCGAGGTGCTGGACGACGACAAATTGATGCCCGCGGCGATGGACCTGGCCGCCCGCATGGCCAAGGGACCGACCAAGGCCTATTCGTTCATCCGCAAGGCGCTGGCCGCCACCTGGGCGAACAATTACGACCAGCAGCTCGAGCTGGAATACAACCTCCAGATCCGTGCCTCGAAGACCTTCGACTACACCGAGGGCACCACGGCCTTCCGGGAAAAGCGCCCGGCCAAGTTCGAGGGCCGCTGA
- a CDS encoding alpha/beta hydrolase translates to MPEVIFPGPDGRLEGRYQPPKVKNAPIALILHPHPQHGGTMNNKVVYHLFHAFARRGFAVLRFNFRGVGRSQGEFDNGIGELSDAASALDWLQTYNADAPSCWVAGFSFGAWIGMQLLMRRPEIQGFISVSPPASMYDFNFLAPCPSSGILIQGTADEVVPQESTAKLAEKLQAQKGITVNYTTIPGASHFYENHMEQLIGSVDGYLDQRLKA, encoded by the coding sequence ATGCCCGAGGTCATCTTTCCTGGGCCGGACGGCCGACTTGAAGGTCGCTACCAACCGCCGAAAGTGAAAAACGCGCCGATCGCGTTGATCCTGCATCCGCACCCTCAGCATGGCGGCACCATGAACAACAAGGTGGTCTACCACCTGTTCCACGCCTTCGCGCGCCGGGGCTTCGCGGTGCTGCGCTTCAACTTCCGCGGGGTAGGCCGCAGCCAGGGTGAATTCGATAACGGCATCGGTGAATTGAGCGACGCCGCGTCGGCCCTCGATTGGCTGCAGACATACAATGCGGACGCGCCGAGCTGCTGGGTCGCCGGGTTCTCGTTCGGCGCCTGGATCGGCATGCAGCTGCTGATGCGCCGCCCCGAAATCCAGGGCTTCATCTCGGTCTCGCCGCCCGCCAGCATGTACGACTTCAATTTTCTCGCGCCCTGCCCGTCCTCGGGCATCCTCATCCAGGGCACCGCGGACGAAGTCGTTCCACAGGAATCCACGGCCAAGCTGGCCGAGAAACTGCAGGCGCAAAAGGGCATCACGGTCAATTACACGACCATTCCGGGCGCCAGCCACTTCTACGAGAACCACATGGAGCAGCTTATTGGCTCCGTCGACGGTTACCTGGACCAGCGCCTGAAAGCCTAA
- a CDS encoding TfoX/Sxy family protein has protein sequence MAVSAEYSAFVLELLEPLDGVSLRRMFGAAGLFCHGVMFGLIAGDRLYFKVGAGNRADFDEAGCGPFTYPTKTGEHGILSYYEAPDSLFDDHDEMLDWARKALDEALRANTKDKAAKKPAKRRK, from the coding sequence ATGGCCGTCAGCGCCGAATACAGCGCTTTCGTGCTGGAACTCCTCGAGCCTCTGGACGGTGTCAGTCTGCGGCGCATGTTTGGCGCCGCCGGCCTGTTCTGTCATGGGGTGATGTTCGGCCTGATCGCCGGCGACCGGCTTTACTTCAAGGTGGGCGCCGGCAACCGCGCCGATTTCGACGAGGCGGGCTGCGGCCCGTTCACCTATCCGACGAAGACCGGCGAACACGGCATCCTGTCGTATTACGAGGCGCCCGATTCCCTGTTCGATGACCATGACGAAATGCTGGATTGGGCCCGCAAGGCCCTCGACGAGGCGTTGCGGGCCAATACCAAAGACAAGGCTGCGAAAAAGCCGGCGAAGCGCCGGAAATAG
- the glnA gene encoding type I glutamate--ammonia ligase has product MSDVTALLKRIKDEDIEYVDLRFTDPRSKWHHLSMHKDVVDEDMFVEGVMFDGSSISGWKAINESDMVLMPDVSTAVLDPFSATKQLIVICDILEPGSHEAYGRDPRGTAKAALNYLSSTGIGDSAFFGPEPEFFMFDNVQMEVGYNTAFYRFDDVESPHMAGVAIEGGNMGHRPRIKGGYFPAMPVDSGHDIRAEMLDTMRAMGVPIEKHHHEVATSQHELGMKFGTLVTAADAVQVYKYVCQNVAHAYGKSVTFMPKPVALDNGSGMHVHQSIWKGGKPLFAGNGYADLSEDCLYYIGGIIKHAKAINAFTNATTNSYKRLVPGYEAPVLLAYSARNRSASCRIPYSPSPKGKRVEIRFPDPASNPYLGFAAMMMAGLDGIENKIHPGEPMDKDLYHLPPEELAAVPTVCGSLRQACEALDSDRDFLKKGGVFNDDQIDGYLALKEEEYMAWETAPHPIEYMMYYSA; this is encoded by the coding sequence ATGAGTGACGTTACTGCCCTGCTGAAGCGGATCAAGGACGAGGACATCGAGTACGTTGATCTGCGCTTCACCGATCCGCGCAGCAAATGGCACCACCTGTCCATGCACAAGGACGTGGTCGACGAGGACATGTTCGTCGAAGGTGTGATGTTCGACGGTTCGTCGATCTCCGGCTGGAAGGCGATCAACGAGTCCGACATGGTGCTGATGCCGGATGTCTCGACCGCCGTGCTCGATCCGTTCTCGGCGACCAAGCAGCTGATCGTGATCTGCGACATCCTGGAGCCCGGCAGCCATGAGGCCTATGGCCGCGATCCGCGCGGCACCGCCAAGGCCGCGTTGAACTATCTCAGTTCGACCGGTATCGGCGACTCCGCCTTTTTCGGCCCCGAGCCCGAATTCTTCATGTTCGACAACGTGCAGATGGAAGTGGGCTACAACACCGCCTTCTACCGTTTCGACGACGTCGAAAGCCCGCATATGGCCGGCGTCGCCATCGAAGGCGGCAACATGGGCCATCGGCCCCGCATCAAGGGCGGCTACTTCCCCGCCATGCCGGTCGACAGCGGCCATGACATCCGCGCCGAGATGCTGGACACCATGCGCGCCATGGGCGTGCCGATCGAAAAGCATCACCATGAGGTGGCGACCTCACAGCACGAGCTGGGCATGAAGTTCGGCACGCTGGTAACCGCCGCCGACGCCGTGCAGGTCTACAAATATGTCTGCCAGAACGTGGCCCATGCCTATGGCAAGTCGGTGACCTTCATGCCGAAGCCGGTGGCGCTGGACAACGGCTCGGGCATGCACGTGCACCAGTCGATCTGGAAGGGCGGCAAGCCGCTGTTTGCCGGTAACGGCTATGCCGACCTGTCGGAAGATTGCCTGTACTATATCGGCGGCATCATTAAGCACGCCAAGGCCATCAACGCGTTCACCAACGCCACGACCAACAGCTACAAGCGCCTGGTCCCCGGCTATGAAGCCCCCGTGCTGCTGGCCTATTCGGCCCGCAACCGGTCGGCCTCGTGCCGCATCCCCTACTCGCCGAGCCCCAAGGGCAAGCGCGTCGAGATTCGCTTCCCCGATCCGGCGTCGAACCCGTATCTCGGCTTCGCGGCGATGATGATGGCCGGCCTCGACGGCATCGAGAACAAGATCCATCCGGGCGAGCCCATGGACAAGGATCTGTATCACCTGCCACCGGAAGAACTGGCCGCTGTCCCGACCGTCTGCGGCAGCCTGCGCCAGGCCTGCGAGGCGCTGGATTCGGACCGCGACTTCCTGAAGAAGGGCGGCGTGTTCAACGACGACCAGATCGACGGCTATCTGGCCCTCAAGGAAGAAGAGTACATGGCGTGGGAAACGGCTCCCCACCCGATCGAATATATGATGTACTACAGCGCCTAA
- a CDS encoding ferredoxin family 2Fe-2S iron-sulfur cluster binding protein, whose amino-acid sequence MPRMTFVSADGKTRKDVTAQAGQSVLEIAHANGVDIEGVCEGSMACSTCHVIVDKAFYAKLPKPSGDEADMLDLAFGLRPTSRLGCQVVLTDSVDGLVVKLPDRTVNMMDV is encoded by the coding sequence ATGCCCAGGATGACCTTCGTCAGCGCGGACGGAAAGACCCGGAAGGATGTAACCGCCCAGGCCGGCCAGTCCGTGCTGGAAATCGCCCATGCCAACGGCGTCGATATCGAGGGTGTGTGCGAGGGCTCCATGGCGTGCTCCACCTGCCACGTCATCGTCGACAAGGCGTTTTATGCGAAGCTGCCAAAGCCCAGCGGCGACGAGGCGGACATGCTGGACCTGGCCTTCGGCCTGCGGCCGACCTCGCGTCTCGGGTGCCAGGTTGTTCTCACCGATTCGGTCGACGGACTGGTGGTGAAACTGCCGGACCGCACGGTGAACATGATGGACGTCTGA
- a CDS encoding aminotransferase class V-fold PLP-dependent enzyme: MTTDIQLPIYMDYQATTPLDPRVLETMMPFLTTRFGNPHSSSHKFGWETADAIERARGEVAALVGAGPKEVIFTSGATESNNLAIKGLARFYRKHRSHMVTVATEHKCVLESFAAMEREGMSVTYLPVKPDGLVDLGALRAAIGDQTLLVSVMAVNNEIGVIQPLAEIGALCRERRVFFHTDAAQAAGKIALDVNEMNIDLMSISGHKVYGPKGIGALYSRAASRLKFDPIISGGGQEGGLRSGTLSPALCAGLGAACAVAADEMEAEGKRLERQFDRFVGGVLDGVPGAVLNGHRDRRIPGNISLSFPGLDGALLLAQLRELAVSSGAACASAVAGPSYVLQALGVEERLAQATIRFGIGRFTTDAEIDYAVDTVIRKVTQLRKAA, from the coding sequence ATGACGACCGATATCCAGCTGCCGATCTACATGGACTACCAGGCGACGACCCCGCTCGATCCCCGGGTGCTTGAGACGATGATGCCCTTCCTGACCACCAGATTCGGCAACCCGCATTCCAGCAGTCACAAATTCGGCTGGGAAACGGCGGACGCCATCGAGCGCGCGCGCGGCGAGGTGGCGGCGCTGGTCGGCGCCGGACCGAAGGAGGTCATCTTCACGTCGGGTGCGACCGAATCCAACAATCTGGCGATCAAGGGACTGGCCCGGTTCTACCGCAAGCATCGCAGCCACATGGTAACCGTCGCCACCGAGCACAAATGCGTGCTCGAATCCTTTGCCGCCATGGAACGGGAAGGGATGTCGGTCACCTATCTGCCGGTGAAGCCGGACGGATTGGTCGATCTCGGCGCGCTGCGGGCGGCGATCGGCGACCAGACGCTGCTGGTGTCGGTGATGGCGGTGAACAACGAGATCGGCGTGATCCAGCCGCTGGCCGAAATAGGCGCCCTGTGCCGCGAGCGGCGCGTGTTCTTTCATACCGATGCGGCCCAGGCCGCCGGCAAGATCGCGCTGGACGTGAATGAAATGAACATCGATCTCATGAGCATCTCCGGACACAAGGTCTACGGACCCAAGGGCATCGGCGCGCTTTACAGCCGGGCGGCGTCGCGGCTCAAATTCGATCCGATCATCAGCGGCGGCGGCCAGGAAGGCGGGTTGCGATCCGGCACCCTGTCGCCGGCGCTCTGCGCCGGGCTGGGCGCGGCCTGTGCCGTGGCGGCCGACGAGATGGAGGCCGAGGGGAAACGCCTGGAGCGTCAATTCGATCGCTTTGTCGGCGGCGTTCTGGACGGTGTGCCGGGCGCGGTGCTGAACGGCCACCGGGACCGGCGCATTCCCGGCAATATCAGCCTCAGCTTTCCCGGGCTGGACGGCGCCCTGCTGCTCGCCCAGCTCCGTGAATTGGCGGTCTCGTCCGGCGCGGCCTGCGCCTCGGCGGTCGCCGGTCCATCCTATGTGCTGCAGGCGCTGGGCGTCGAGGAACGATTGGCGCAGGCGACGATACGGTTCGGAATCGGCCGCTTCACAACCGATGCCGAGATCGATTACGCCGTGGATACGGTGATACGCAAAGTAACCCAGTTGAGAAAGGCGGCATGA
- a CDS encoding cysteine desulfurase family protein, with product MTSGFTYLDYNATAPVRPEVAAAVAEALVRVGNPSSVHKAGRAARAAVEQARARVAALVGARVSEVVFTSGGSEANMAALTRTGAARLIISAIEHDSVTETAAAGGLPVQTMPVDSEGVVDLAALERLLAEAPRDGGTLISLMLANNETGVIEPVARAAAIARRYGARLHCDAVQAAGKIPVGFNDLDADYLTLSAHKLGGPQGVGALVVREICALTPLVSGGGQEQGRRSGTENVPGIVGFGVAAELAGLPADTALLRDAWEDRVRTAAPEAVILSASASRLANTSCVALPGAGSETQVMALDLAGIGISAGAACSSGKVRTSRVLSAMGCDADVAGSAIRVSLGWGTTEADMDRLFTAWAALHRRMAQRKAG from the coding sequence ATGACCAGCGGATTCACCTATCTGGACTACAACGCAACGGCTCCCGTCAGGCCCGAGGTGGCGGCCGCCGTCGCCGAAGCGCTGGTACGGGTCGGCAACCCGTCCTCGGTGCACAAGGCCGGCCGTGCGGCGCGCGCCGCTGTCGAGCAGGCGCGTGCGCGTGTCGCCGCGCTGGTCGGCGCCCGGGTGTCCGAGGTGGTGTTCACCAGCGGCGGGTCCGAAGCCAACATGGCAGCGCTGACCCGGACCGGCGCCGCGCGGCTGATCATCTCGGCGATCGAGCATGATTCCGTTACGGAAACGGCCGCGGCTGGCGGCCTGCCTGTCCAAACCATGCCCGTTGATTCCGAGGGTGTTGTCGACCTGGCGGCGCTTGAGCGGCTTCTGGCCGAAGCGCCGCGCGATGGCGGCACACTGATCTCGCTGATGCTGGCCAACAACGAAACCGGTGTGATCGAACCGGTCGCCCGGGCGGCCGCGATCGCCCGTCGTTACGGCGCTCGGCTGCACTGCGACGCGGTGCAGGCGGCGGGCAAGATCCCGGTCGGCTTCAACGATCTGGACGCGGATTACCTTACCCTGTCCGCCCACAAGCTGGGCGGGCCGCAGGGCGTGGGCGCGCTCGTGGTGCGCGAGATCTGCGCGCTGACGCCCCTGGTCAGCGGCGGCGGCCAGGAGCAGGGCCGGCGGTCCGGCACCGAGAATGTTCCCGGAATCGTCGGGTTCGGCGTCGCCGCCGAGCTGGCTGGCCTGCCCGCAGACACGGCGCTGCTGCGCGACGCCTGGGAGGACAGGGTGAGAACGGCGGCTCCGGAGGCGGTCATATTGTCGGCCAGCGCCTCGCGCCTGGCGAATACCAGTTGCGTCGCCTTGCCGGGCGCCGGTAGCGAGACCCAGGTGATGGCGCTCGATCTGGCGGGTATCGGGATCAGCGCCGGAGCGGCGTGTTCGTCGGGCAAGGTGAGGACATCGCGCGTCTTGTCCGCCATGGGCTGCGATGCGGATGTGGCGGGCTCGGCAATCCGCGTCAGCCTGGGCTGGGGGACGACGGAAGCCGACATGGACCGGCTGTTCACCGCCTGGGCGGCCTTGCACCGGCGCATGGCACAGCGGAAGGCGGGCTGA
- the parE gene encoding DNA topoisomerase IV subunit B — translation MSTKPNDDLFAAGGATSDYSAKDIEVLEGLEPVRRRPGMYVGGTDEKAFHHLAAEVLDNSMDEAVAGHASRIEIELREDGSLSIRDNGRGIPVDAHPKFKTISALEVIMTTLHSGGKFGGKVYETSGGLHGVGVSVVNALSEWLDVEVARDRKLWRQTYSRGKPTSRLDDMGPVQNRRGTTISFRPDPQIFGDELAFKPARLYRMARSKAYLYRGVEIRWSCAPSLLKSSDTTPETEVLHFPNGLLDFLNQEIEGADLVTPAPFAGSGEMESGGRVEWAIAWPIDRDGFINSYCNTVPTPEGGTHETGMRNALVKGLKAYAELAGNRKAGQITAEDVLANITVILSVFIREPQFQGQTKERLASPEATRVVETAMRDHFDHWLSGAPQVADSLLAYALLRAEERIRRKQEKETGRKSATRKLRLPGKLTDCANAGTAGTELFIVEGDSAGGSAKMARDRANQAVLPLRGKILNVASAAQDKASANQELKDLVQALGCGTGTHYREEDLRYEKIVIMTDADVDGAHIATLLMTFFFHSMQGLIREGHLYLAMPPLYRMTHKNTTVYAQNDAEKDQLIADVFNGSDKVEVGRFKGLGEMSAAQLKATTMNPATRTLLRVKLPEGENRFIGLEETSDLVDRLMGKRPEMRFEYIQKHASTVSDLDV, via the coding sequence ATGAGCACCAAGCCCAACGACGATCTGTTCGCCGCCGGCGGCGCCACCAGCGACTATTCCGCCAAGGACATCGAGGTCCTCGAGGGGCTGGAGCCGGTGCGGCGGCGGCCGGGCATGTATGTGGGCGGCACCGACGAGAAGGCGTTCCACCATCTGGCGGCCGAGGTACTCGACAATTCCATGGACGAGGCCGTGGCCGGCCACGCATCGCGCATCGAGATCGAGCTGCGCGAGGATGGCAGCCTGAGCATCCGCGACAACGGCCGCGGCATTCCGGTGGATGCCCATCCCAAGTTCAAGACCATCTCGGCGCTCGAGGTGATCATGACCACCCTGCATTCGGGCGGCAAATTTGGCGGCAAGGTCTACGAAACATCAGGCGGCCTGCACGGCGTGGGCGTGTCGGTGGTGAACGCCCTGTCCGAATGGCTCGATGTCGAGGTGGCGCGCGATCGCAAATTGTGGCGCCAGACCTATTCACGCGGCAAGCCCACCTCCAGGCTGGACGACATGGGCCCGGTGCAGAACCGCCGCGGCACCACCATCAGCTTTCGTCCCGACCCGCAGATCTTCGGCGACGAGCTGGCGTTCAAGCCGGCACGGCTCTACCGCATGGCGCGCTCCAAGGCGTATCTGTATCGCGGCGTCGAGATTCGCTGGTCGTGCGCACCATCGCTGCTGAAGTCCAGCGACACGACACCTGAAACAGAAGTGCTTCATTTCCCCAATGGGTTGCTCGACTTCCTTAATCAGGAGATCGAAGGCGCAGATCTGGTCACCCCGGCTCCATTCGCCGGTTCTGGCGAGATGGAATCCGGCGGCAGGGTAGAATGGGCGATCGCCTGGCCCATCGACCGGGACGGTTTCATCAATTCCTATTGCAACACGGTCCCGACGCCCGAGGGCGGCACGCACGAGACCGGTATGCGCAATGCGCTGGTCAAGGGATTGAAGGCCTATGCGGAACTGGCCGGCAATCGCAAGGCCGGCCAGATTACCGCCGAGGACGTGCTGGCCAACATCACCGTCATCCTGTCGGTGTTCATCCGCGAGCCCCAGTTCCAGGGCCAGACCAAGGAACGGCTGGCCAGCCCGGAAGCAACGCGTGTGGTCGAAACCGCCATGCGCGACCATTTCGACCACTGGCTGTCCGGCGCCCCTCAGGTGGCCGACAGCCTGCTGGCCTATGCCCTGCTCCGTGCCGAGGAACGCATCCGCCGCAAGCAGGAAAAGGAAACCGGCCGCAAGAGCGCCACGCGCAAGCTGCGCCTGCCCGGCAAATTGACCGACTGCGCCAATGCGGGCACCGCCGGCACGGAATTGTTCATCGTCGAGGGCGATTCGGCCGGCGGCTCGGCAAAGATGGCCCGCGACCGCGCCAACCAGGCGGTGCTGCCATTGCGCGGCAAGATTCTCAACGTGGCAAGTGCCGCGCAGGACAAGGCGTCGGCCAACCAGGAACTGAAGGATCTGGTGCAGGCGCTGGGCTGCGGCACGGGCACGCACTACCGCGAGGAGGATCTGCGCTACGAGAAGATCGTGATCATGACCGACGCGGACGTTGACGGCGCCCATATCGCCACCTTGCTGATGACCTTCTTCTTTCATTCCATGCAGGGCCTGATCCGCGAGGGCCATCTCTATCTGGCCATGCCGCCGCTCTACCGGATGACGCACAAGAACACGACGGTCTACGCTCAGAATGACGCCGAGAAGGATCAGCTGATCGCCGACGTGTTCAACGGCAGCGACAAGGTCGAAGTGGGCCGCTTCAAGGGATTGGGCGAAATGAGCGCGGCCCAGCTCAAGGCCACGACCATGAATCCGGCGACCCGGACCCTGCTGCGCGTCAAGCTTCCGGAAGGCGAAAATCGATTTATCGGACTCGAGGAAACCTCCGATCTGGTGGACCGACTGATGGGGAAACGGCCAGAAATGCGCTTTGAATACATACAGAAGCATGCATCTACTGTGAGCGATCTTGACGTTTAA
- a CDS encoding P-II family nitrogen regulator: MKKIEAIIKPFKLDEVKEALHEVGLSGITVIEAKGFGRQKGHTELYRGAEYVVDFLPKVKIEVVLDDALLERAIEAIQQAAQTGRIGDGKIFVTNVEEAIRIRTGETGVDAI; encoded by the coding sequence ATGAAGAAAATCGAAGCGATCATAAAGCCGTTCAAGCTGGACGAGGTGAAGGAAGCTCTTCACGAGGTCGGACTGAGCGGCATTACCGTCATTGAAGCCAAGGGTTTCGGGCGGCAGAAGGGTCACACGGAGCTGTACCGTGGCGCCGAATACGTCGTCGACTTCCTGCCCAAGGTGAAGATCGAGGTCGTGCTTGACGATGCGTTGCTGGAACGGGCCATCGAGGCGATCCAGCAGGCGGCTCAGACCGGCCGCATCGGCGATGGCAAGATCTTCGTCACCAATGTCGAGGAGGCGATCCGCATTCGCACCGGGGAAACCGGCGTCGACGCCATCTGA